The window AACATTTGGCCGGCGCCGGGCAACACCAGCGCGGACAAAAGAACGGGGATCAAAAGGTTTTTCATGGGGCCGCCTTTCGGTTTTGAAGCGGTTTTATTATAGAACTTTGCGCCGCCGGAGGAACCCTGGGCGCGATTTGTTTTTCGCGGCGACGGACCGGGCCAACGCCAGAGCGCGCGGCCAGGGGGCCCGCGGCGCCAAGGGAAGCGACAAGACGACCTCCAGCGCGCCCAACAGATCCATGCGGTGTCCCGGCGCGATAAAGAGCGGCGGTCGATGGGCCCGCGCCCGGACCGCCAACGCCGCGGGAACTCCCCCGTCTTTTACAAAAACGTGGGCCCCGTCCAATCCCGGCGGGGGTTCGTCCCATTCGCCCGCGCAGGCCGAGGAGACCCCCACGCTGGGGACGCCCCAACGCACCCCCAGGTGGTCGGCCAATCCGAACCCTCCGGGACGGATCGTGTCCTCATCAACGAGGAGAATGTCGGGGGGGTCCGAAAGCGCGCTCAAAGCGGGCTCCACGGTTTGAGCGGCCAGGAACGTCGGTGCGGTGGGCAAATACACGGCCGCCCGGGTTGCTTTCGCGCGGATCCTGCGTCGGCACCGACCGGAAGGCCAGTCGCAGACCACCACCCCCGCCGTCCGGTCCTTCACCGACACAACGGCGACGCGACGCGTCCCGCTCCAAGCCCGCCGCGCCGGACGGGGATCGCGTTGGCCCGCCAGATCCGAACGCCACCGATCGGCCGCGTCTTGGGACAAATTCCAGGGGTGGTCAACACGGGGTTTCACCGTCCCATTCTTTCTCATTTCACGAATCGGTTCAACCCTTGCGCTGGGCCGCCGCGCGCCCTAAGATATAAGGAGGAGACACGATGACAAACGAAGGCTGGGTGCGCGCCCACGACAAATACCAAATCGAGATCAAGCTGGGGTACGACCTGCGGCCGCACCACCGGCGCGACAATTACCGGGTGGACACGTATTTCTTCCTCCCGGAGAATTTGGACGTCAACGAATCCACCTACACCAAAGACCGCTTCTACCGGGACCTCATCCTCTACATCCGATTTCGCACCCCGGAGTTCACCCTTACCACACTGACCGATCCGGGATCGGAGCGGTCGCCCCTGAGCCGTGTGGTCCGAGGCCTGGAAAACGGCCTCGCCGCCCCCACCCCAAAAATCATCGCGGGGTTGGACTACGAAATGCG of the Elusimicrobiota bacterium genome contains:
- a CDS encoding endonuclease V — translated: MKPRVDHPWNLSQDAADRWRSDLAGQRDPRPARRAWSGTRRVAVVSVKDRTAGVVVCDWPSGRCRRRIRAKATRAAVYLPTAPTFLAAQTVEPALSALSDPPDILLVDEDTIRPGGFGLADHLGVRWGVPSVGVSSACAGEWDEPPPGLDGAHVFVKDGGVPAALAVRARAHRPPLFIAPGHRMDLLGALEVVLSLPLAPRAPWPRALALARSVAAKNKSRPGFLRRRKVL